In the Wyeomyia smithii strain HCP4-BCI-WySm-NY-G18 chromosome 2, ASM2978416v1, whole genome shotgun sequence genome, one interval contains:
- the LOC129725173 gene encoding uncharacterized protein LOC129725173 isoform X2 encodes MRNSQKTAVILLQKKSRNNKQCTIYLTLIQTSALRQGESTSSSGERLQPATSSIVACNPEDWPLFFSTYKSTTRMCGYTNDENMIRLRSCLKGEAFTAVRSYLLYPSTVPRAMDALKLRFGQPQFIIHSVRDKVLAMPTLKADSIDKTIDFALAVQNFVATIDACGRKEYRRDVSLLSDLVGKLPTSMKLEWARYMKGLRKVNLADFSEWLYNIAEDACLVSEPRKIQETLCHDTRKKTKPFINTHAEQPSLRNEDLPGPSKITHKTIGEQKKPTMRLCIVCKGNCALLIKCKRFLDLSYDGKWATIREARVCRKCLKQHKGGCMSKECGINGCTFKHHPLLHKELSVTSSTANNEQANEAQACNTHQGGSSAILFRYVPVVVYGDGNSVHCYAFLDDGSSLTLMDQDLAEELNLSGEPTPLCLKWTGGTHRSENNSHKVALDISGLKGKRFHFENVQTVSKLQLPPQSLDVKQLQSEYRHLRGVPAQSYRDVRPRLLIGVQHAYATLVRKSREGRVGQPIAINTNLGWTIYGGAPNGQSMSMLHYAYHVKQCNHDDVDKINDNMERALKDFFAIESLGVTSSNKEIRSQDDERAIQLLHDLTQFNGKRYETGLLWRNNNVKLPDSKPMALKRMYSMQRRMEKDPDLARILDEKLADYLNKGYIRKLTTAELEENHERVWYLPVFPVINPNKPGKVRLVWDAAAVVNGVSLNSSLLAGPDLLTSLVSVLYKFREHRFAICGDIREMFHQVKIRNEDQHSQRFLWWDSEDRKKLNTYAMQVMTFGACCSPASAQFIKNLNAERFSEDLPAAAKTIVQCTYVDDMLCSEETEEKVIELAKSVRFIHEQGGFEIRNWTSNSRSVLAALKSETCLSKNLDLSSSLATEKVLGLWWCTDSDCFTFRINWSRLGEDLLKAKRRPTKREVLRTMMSIYDPLGLAAHYLMYLKMLFQEIWRSGASWDDEINQQCFKKWQTWLKLLPEIENLKIPRCYRLRTSAGQETEIQLHTFVDAGENGMAAAVYLRYAEKGKVECSLVGARTRVAPLKYLTIPRLELQAAVIGARLAHLISEGLTISITKYVYWSDSRNALSWIRADHRRYSQFVATRVSEILDLTNVSDWNWVPTKWNVADEGTKWQSRLVLTSDSKWYKGPDFLYQREEEWPVTPDKMVEPMDELRANIHEYIYIIILIIFNY; translated from the exons ATGAGGAACAGTCAGAAAACAGCAGTGATTCTTCTTCAGAAGAAGAGCAGGAACAACAAACAGTGCACGATTTACCTCACTTTAATCCAAACAAGCGCTCTACGCCAAGGAGAAAGCACGTCATCGAGCGGGGAACGATTGCAACCAGCAACCAGTTCAATTGTAGCCT GCAATCCTGAGGATTGGCCACTTTTCTTCTCAACCTATAAAAGCACGACACGGATGTGTGGTTACACGAATGATGAAAACATGATTAGACTGAGAAGTTGCCTGAAGGGTGAAGCCTTTACAGCAGTACGAAGCTATCTGCTTTATCCATCAACGGTGCCGAGAGCGATGGACGCTCTCAAACTTAGGTTCGGTCAGCCTCAATTCATAATACACTCAGTACGAGATAAAGTTCTAGCAATGCCGACGCTGAAAGCTGACTCGATTGACAAAACCATCGATTTCGCACTAGCCGTGCAAAACTTTGTAGCAACAATTGACGCTTGCGGTCGGAAGGAGTATAGGCGAGATGTTTCATTGTTAAGCGATCTTGTGGGTAAGCTCCCCACCTCAATGAAGTTAGAGTGGGCGAGATATATGAAAGGTTTACGAAAGGTGAATCTGGCAGATTTTAGTGAATGGCTATACAACATCGCCGAAGACGCCTGCCTGGTCTCGGAGCCGAGAAAAATTCAGGAGACCCTATGTCATGACACGCGTAAGAAAACAAAACCCTTCATTAACACACATGCTGAACAGCCTAGTTTGCGTAACGAAGATTTACCTGGACCGAGTAAAATTACGCATAAGACGATCGGCGAGCAAAAGAAACCTACGATGAGATTATGTATTGTCTGCAAAGGTAACTGTGCACTTTTAATAAAATGTAAGCGTTTTTTGGATCTTTCTTACGATGGAAAGTGGGCAACTATACGCGAGGCCAGAGTCTGCCGCAAATGTCTGAAGCAGCATAAGGGAGGGTGTATGTCGAAGGAATGCGGCATAAATGGATGCACTTTCAAGCATCATCCCTTGTTGCACAAAGAGCTGAGTGTAACGTCTTCAACAGCTAATAATGAACAAGCAAACGAAGCACAGGCGTGCAACACTCATCAGGGAGGATCCAGTGCCATCCTCTTTCGCTATGTTCCGGTTGTAGTATACGGTGATGGTAACAGTGTACATTGTTATGCATTCTTGGACGACGGATCCTCGTTAACGCTAATGGACCAAGACCTAGCTGAGGAGCTGAATCTTTCAGGAGAGCCCACTCCGCTATGTCTCAAATGGACAGGAGGTACACACCGCTCGGAAAACAACTCACATAAGGTAGCGTTGGATATTTCTGGTCTTAAGGGTAAGCGTTTTCACTTTGAGAATGTTCAAACAGTTAGTAAGCTTCAGCTACCACCTCAATCACTCGATGTTAAACAGCTTCAATCTGAATACCGTCATCTTAGAGGTGTCCCTGCGCAATCGTACCGAGACGTCCGCCCACGCCTGCTAATCGGCGTTCAGCATGCCTACGCGACACTCGTGCGAAAAAGCCGAGAAGGGAGGGTTGGTCAACCTATTGCAATAAACACCAATCTTGGATGGACTATATATGGTGGAGCCCCAAACGGTCAATCGATGAGCATGCTACACTACGCATATCATGTCAAACAATGCAATCATGATGATGTTGATAAGATCAACGACAATATGGAACGTGCGttaaaagatttttttgctattgagAGCCTAGGTGTTACTTCCTCTAATAAGGAAATCCGCTCTCAAGATGATGAACGGGCCATTCAGCTTCTACATGATCTCACTCAGTTCAATGGAAAGAGATACGAAACAGGTTTATTGTGGAGAAACAATAATGTAAAATTGCCGGACAGCAAACCAATGGCTTTAAAGCGAATGTATAGCATGCAACGGCGCATGGAAAAGGACCCAGACTTGGCGCGAATTCTGGACGAAAAGCTGGCGGATTATCTAAATAAGGGCTATATACGCAAACTTACCACCGCGGAGCTGGAGGAAAACCACGAACGTGTTTGGTACTTACCTGTATTTCCAGTGATTAATCCAAATAAACCAGGCAAGGTTAGGCTTGTCTGGGATGCGGCTGCTGTGGTGAATGGTGTCTCGTTAAACTCATCTCTACTTGCTGGTCCTGATTTGTTAACTTCGTTAGTTTCTGTCCTTTACAAGTTCCGCGAGCATCGTTTCGCAATATGCGGTGACATTCGCGAAATGTTCCACCAAGTTAAAATTCGTAATGAAGACCAGCACAGTCAGCGCTTCTTATGGTGGGACAGCGAGGATAGGAAAAAACTCAATACCTATGCGATGCAGGTGATGACGTTTGGGGCATGCTGCTCACCCGCGAGCGCGCAATTCATAAAGAACCTGAACGCAGAGCGTTTCAGTGAAGATCTGCCAGCCGCTGCGAAAACGATAGTACAATGTACGTACGTTGATGATATGTTGTGTAGTGAGGAAACGGAAGAAAAGGTCATCGAATTGGCGAAATCAGTCCGATTTATCCACGAGCAAGGCGGCTTTGAAATCcgtaattggacatcaaattcGAGGTCAGTTCTGGCTGCACTTAAGAGTGAGACGTGTTTATCAAAAAACCTCGATCTATCATCTAGTCTGGCAACTGAAAAGGTTTTAGGCCTCTGGTGGTGTACCGATTCAGATTGCTTCACCTTTAGAATAAATTGGAGCAGATTAGGAGAAGATCTACTAAAGGCAAAGCGGCGTCCCACGAAACGGGAGGTTCTGCGAACTATGATGTCTATATATGACCCGCTAGGTCTTGCAGCACATTATCTCATGTATCTCAAAATGCTTTTCCAAGAGATTTGGCGCTCTGGTGCTAGTTGGGACGACGAGATCAATCAGCAATGCTTTAAAAAATGGCAGACATGGCTTAAGCTTCTACCCGAAATAGAGAATTTAAAGATTCCACGATGCTACAGACTCCGAACGTCAGCTGGTCAAGAAACGGAAATTCAGTTGCATACATTCGTCGATGCCGGTGAGAATGGTATGGCAGCCGCTGTATATCTTCGCTATGCAGAGAAAGGGAAGGTCGAATGCTCACTTGTTGGCGCGAGAACCCGCGTAGCACCGCTCAAATATCTCACCATCCCAAGACTGGAGCTTCAGGCGGCGGTAATTGGGGCAAGACTAGCCCACCTTATCAGTGAAGGATTAACCATTAGCATCACAAAATATGTATATTGGTCAGATTCAAGGAACGCGCTTTCGTGGATAAGAGCTGATCACCGTAGATACAGCCAGTTTGTGGCTACACGTGTAAGTGAAATTCTGGATTTGACTAACGTTTCTGATTGGAACTGGGTTCCTACGAAGTGGAACGTGGCGGATGAGGGAACAAAATGGCAAAGTCGTCTAGTACTAACGAGTGACAGCAAATGGTATAAAGGACCTGACTTTCTCTATCAACGCGAGGAAGAATGGCCAGTGACACCGGACAAAATGGTTGAACCTATGGATGAACTACGAGCGAATATTcacgaatatatatatattattatattaataatattcaattattaa
- the LOC129725173 gene encoding uncharacterized protein LOC129725173 isoform X1 → MSTKSGSKSSASNKGNCSATQSICTRNERTLSSKAEASNKELLLNPNSNISNRKTPSIKSTRSKSSRASSLKVGQSCRSCYCADNSRMVQCDDCDKWHHFNCVGVDSQIEMVPWQCVECEKGADRNRKFDKQPGTANVANASSVSKQCASSESKRDHQKLGRDAIKSTDSLSVSSRRSSIRTIQRLELQLQKLEAEQTLLDEKKNLIEQQFSVLEELASLNEEEAEEVESKNDSKVQDWLNRKSDACRKSASCEEFVNEEQSENSSDSSSEEEQEQQTVHDLPHFNPNKRSTPRRKHVIERGTIATSNQFNCSLSRNQLAARQIVAKDLPIFTGNPEDWPLFFSTYKSTTRMCGYTNDENMIRLRSCLKGEAFTAVRSYLLYPSTVPRAMDALKLRFGQPQFIIHSVRDKVLAMPTLKADSIDKTIDFALAVQNFVATIDACGRKEYRRDVSLLSDLVGKLPTSMKLEWARYMKGLRKVNLADFSEWLYNIAEDACLVSEPRKIQETLCHDTRKKTKPFINTHAEQPSLRNEDLPGPSKITHKTIGEQKKPTMRLCIVCKGNCALLIKCKRFLDLSYDGKWATIREARVCRKCLKQHKGGCMSKECGINGCTFKHHPLLHKELSVTSSTANNEQANEAQACNTHQGGSSAILFRYVPVVVYGDGNSVHCYAFLDDGSSLTLMDQDLAEELNLSGEPTPLCLKWTGGTHRSENNSHKVALDISGLKGKRFHFENVQTVSKLQLPPQSLDVKQLQSEYRHLRGVPAQSYRDVRPRLLIGVQHAYATLVRKSREGRVGQPIAINTNLGWTIYGGAPNGQSMSMLHYAYHVKQCNHDDVDKINDNMERALKDFFAIESLGVTSSNKEIRSQDDERAIQLLHDLTQFNGKRYETGLLWRNNNVKLPDSKPMALKRMYSMQRRMEKDPDLARILDEKLADYLNKGYIRKLTTAELEENHERVWYLPVFPVINPNKPGKVRLVWDAAAVVNGVSLNSSLLAGPDLLTSLVSVLYKFREHRFAICGDIREMFHQVKIRNEDQHSQRFLWWDSEDRKKLNTYAMQVMTFGACCSPASAQFIKNLNAERFSEDLPAAAKTIVQCTYVDDMLCSEETEEKVIELAKSVRFIHEQGGFEIRNWTSNSRSVLAALKSETCLSKNLDLSSSLATEKVLGLWWCTDSDCFTFRINWSRLGEDLLKAKRRPTKREVLRTMMSIYDPLGLAAHYLMYLKMLFQEIWRSGASWDDEINQQCFKKWQTWLKLLPEIENLKIPRCYRLRTSAGQETEIQLHTFVDAGENGMAAAVYLRYAEKGKVECSLVGARTRVAPLKYLTIPRLELQAAVIGARLAHLISEGLTISITKYVYWSDSRNALSWIRADHRRYSQFVATRVSEILDLTNVSDWNWVPTKWNVADEGTKWQSRLVLTSDSKWYKGPDFLYQREEEWPVTPDKMVEPMDELRANIHEYIYIIILIIFNY, encoded by the coding sequence ATGTCGACCAAGTCCGGATCTAAATCCTCTGCCTCCAATAAAGGTAATTGCTCAGCTACTCAATCTATATGCACGCGTAATGAAAGAACTCTCAGCTCTAAAGCGGAGGCTTCAAATAAAGAACTCCTTCTCAACCCCAACTCAAATATTTCTAATCGAAAAACTCCCTCGATCAAAAGTACCCGTTCTAAATCTTCCCGTGCGAGCTCACTAAAAGTCGGTCAGAGTTGTCGGTCCTGTTATTGCGCAGACAATAGTCGTATGGTACAGTGTGACGACTGTGATAAGTGGCATCACTTTAATTGCGTTGGTGTTGATAGTCAGATCGAGATGGTCCCGTGGCAGTGTGTTGAGTGCGAGAAAGGGGCAGACCGAAACCGTAAATTCGATAAACAACCCGGAACGGCAAATGTAGCAAACGCTAGCAGCGTATCGAAACAATGCGCTTCATCTGAGAGCAAAAGGGATCACCAAAAATTGGGTCGAGACGCGATTAAATCGACAGATTCACTGTCAGTATCGTCCAGACGATCATCTATAAGGACTATACAACGTTTAGAATTGCAACTTCAGAAACTCGAAGCTGAGCAGACACTTCTAGATGAGAAGAAGAACCTGATTGAACAACAATTCAGTGTCCTTGAGGAGTTGGCAAGTTTGAATGAAGAAGAAGCAGAAGAAGTTGAATCAAAAAATGATTCCAAGGTTCAAGATTGGTTGAATAGAAAGAGCGATGCATGCCGGAAGAGTGCTTCGTGTGAAGAGTTTGTGAATGAGGAACAGTCAGAAAACAGCAGTGATTCTTCTTCAGAAGAAGAGCAGGAACAACAAACAGTGCACGATTTACCTCACTTTAATCCAAACAAGCGCTCTACGCCAAGGAGAAAGCACGTCATCGAGCGGGGAACGATTGCAACCAGCAACCAGTTCAATTGTAGCCTGTCACGTAATCAACTCGCAGCGCGCCAAATTGTCGCTAAAGATTTGCCTATCTTTACAGGCAATCCTGAGGATTGGCCACTTTTCTTCTCAACCTATAAAAGCACGACACGGATGTGTGGTTACACGAATGATGAAAACATGATTAGACTGAGAAGTTGCCTGAAGGGTGAAGCCTTTACAGCAGTACGAAGCTATCTGCTTTATCCATCAACGGTGCCGAGAGCGATGGACGCTCTCAAACTTAGGTTCGGTCAGCCTCAATTCATAATACACTCAGTACGAGATAAAGTTCTAGCAATGCCGACGCTGAAAGCTGACTCGATTGACAAAACCATCGATTTCGCACTAGCCGTGCAAAACTTTGTAGCAACAATTGACGCTTGCGGTCGGAAGGAGTATAGGCGAGATGTTTCATTGTTAAGCGATCTTGTGGGTAAGCTCCCCACCTCAATGAAGTTAGAGTGGGCGAGATATATGAAAGGTTTACGAAAGGTGAATCTGGCAGATTTTAGTGAATGGCTATACAACATCGCCGAAGACGCCTGCCTGGTCTCGGAGCCGAGAAAAATTCAGGAGACCCTATGTCATGACACGCGTAAGAAAACAAAACCCTTCATTAACACACATGCTGAACAGCCTAGTTTGCGTAACGAAGATTTACCTGGACCGAGTAAAATTACGCATAAGACGATCGGCGAGCAAAAGAAACCTACGATGAGATTATGTATTGTCTGCAAAGGTAACTGTGCACTTTTAATAAAATGTAAGCGTTTTTTGGATCTTTCTTACGATGGAAAGTGGGCAACTATACGCGAGGCCAGAGTCTGCCGCAAATGTCTGAAGCAGCATAAGGGAGGGTGTATGTCGAAGGAATGCGGCATAAATGGATGCACTTTCAAGCATCATCCCTTGTTGCACAAAGAGCTGAGTGTAACGTCTTCAACAGCTAATAATGAACAAGCAAACGAAGCACAGGCGTGCAACACTCATCAGGGAGGATCCAGTGCCATCCTCTTTCGCTATGTTCCGGTTGTAGTATACGGTGATGGTAACAGTGTACATTGTTATGCATTCTTGGACGACGGATCCTCGTTAACGCTAATGGACCAAGACCTAGCTGAGGAGCTGAATCTTTCAGGAGAGCCCACTCCGCTATGTCTCAAATGGACAGGAGGTACACACCGCTCGGAAAACAACTCACATAAGGTAGCGTTGGATATTTCTGGTCTTAAGGGTAAGCGTTTTCACTTTGAGAATGTTCAAACAGTTAGTAAGCTTCAGCTACCACCTCAATCACTCGATGTTAAACAGCTTCAATCTGAATACCGTCATCTTAGAGGTGTCCCTGCGCAATCGTACCGAGACGTCCGCCCACGCCTGCTAATCGGCGTTCAGCATGCCTACGCGACACTCGTGCGAAAAAGCCGAGAAGGGAGGGTTGGTCAACCTATTGCAATAAACACCAATCTTGGATGGACTATATATGGTGGAGCCCCAAACGGTCAATCGATGAGCATGCTACACTACGCATATCATGTCAAACAATGCAATCATGATGATGTTGATAAGATCAACGACAATATGGAACGTGCGttaaaagatttttttgctattgagAGCCTAGGTGTTACTTCCTCTAATAAGGAAATCCGCTCTCAAGATGATGAACGGGCCATTCAGCTTCTACATGATCTCACTCAGTTCAATGGAAAGAGATACGAAACAGGTTTATTGTGGAGAAACAATAATGTAAAATTGCCGGACAGCAAACCAATGGCTTTAAAGCGAATGTATAGCATGCAACGGCGCATGGAAAAGGACCCAGACTTGGCGCGAATTCTGGACGAAAAGCTGGCGGATTATCTAAATAAGGGCTATATACGCAAACTTACCACCGCGGAGCTGGAGGAAAACCACGAACGTGTTTGGTACTTACCTGTATTTCCAGTGATTAATCCAAATAAACCAGGCAAGGTTAGGCTTGTCTGGGATGCGGCTGCTGTGGTGAATGGTGTCTCGTTAAACTCATCTCTACTTGCTGGTCCTGATTTGTTAACTTCGTTAGTTTCTGTCCTTTACAAGTTCCGCGAGCATCGTTTCGCAATATGCGGTGACATTCGCGAAATGTTCCACCAAGTTAAAATTCGTAATGAAGACCAGCACAGTCAGCGCTTCTTATGGTGGGACAGCGAGGATAGGAAAAAACTCAATACCTATGCGATGCAGGTGATGACGTTTGGGGCATGCTGCTCACCCGCGAGCGCGCAATTCATAAAGAACCTGAACGCAGAGCGTTTCAGTGAAGATCTGCCAGCCGCTGCGAAAACGATAGTACAATGTACGTACGTTGATGATATGTTGTGTAGTGAGGAAACGGAAGAAAAGGTCATCGAATTGGCGAAATCAGTCCGATTTATCCACGAGCAAGGCGGCTTTGAAATCcgtaattggacatcaaattcGAGGTCAGTTCTGGCTGCACTTAAGAGTGAGACGTGTTTATCAAAAAACCTCGATCTATCATCTAGTCTGGCAACTGAAAAGGTTTTAGGCCTCTGGTGGTGTACCGATTCAGATTGCTTCACCTTTAGAATAAATTGGAGCAGATTAGGAGAAGATCTACTAAAGGCAAAGCGGCGTCCCACGAAACGGGAGGTTCTGCGAACTATGATGTCTATATATGACCCGCTAGGTCTTGCAGCACATTATCTCATGTATCTCAAAATGCTTTTCCAAGAGATTTGGCGCTCTGGTGCTAGTTGGGACGACGAGATCAATCAGCAATGCTTTAAAAAATGGCAGACATGGCTTAAGCTTCTACCCGAAATAGAGAATTTAAAGATTCCACGATGCTACAGACTCCGAACGTCAGCTGGTCAAGAAACGGAAATTCAGTTGCATACATTCGTCGATGCCGGTGAGAATGGTATGGCAGCCGCTGTATATCTTCGCTATGCAGAGAAAGGGAAGGTCGAATGCTCACTTGTTGGCGCGAGAACCCGCGTAGCACCGCTCAAATATCTCACCATCCCAAGACTGGAGCTTCAGGCGGCGGTAATTGGGGCAAGACTAGCCCACCTTATCAGTGAAGGATTAACCATTAGCATCACAAAATATGTATATTGGTCAGATTCAAGGAACGCGCTTTCGTGGATAAGAGCTGATCACCGTAGATACAGCCAGTTTGTGGCTACACGTGTAAGTGAAATTCTGGATTTGACTAACGTTTCTGATTGGAACTGGGTTCCTACGAAGTGGAACGTGGCGGATGAGGGAACAAAATGGCAAAGTCGTCTAGTACTAACGAGTGACAGCAAATGGTATAAAGGACCTGACTTTCTCTATCAACGCGAGGAAGAATGGCCAGTGACACCGGACAAAATGGTTGAACCTATGGATGAACTACGAGCGAATATTcacgaatatatatatattattatattaataatattcaattattaa